From Scomber scombrus chromosome 21, fScoSco1.1, whole genome shotgun sequence, one genomic window encodes:
- the ep300a gene encoding histone acetyltransferase p300 isoform X1, giving the protein MAENVLDSGPPSAKRPKLSSPALSASASDGNDFGSLFDLEHDLPDELINSNDPGLVNGGDLNQLHTTLGGPTGLGPGGGGGGAGGMGLGLGPGGGPGGVGGGQDAVAKHKQLSELLRSGGPASTQPGHQGAMGSPGGPTVMGQHLANMKASPGQGPQQMMGQGQQQHLSPQQQANMMQQNAAAGMMGGMNRAMMGAQQKGNNGQQQPGMIGSQVMNGSPRMGFGNQGMGGNSNLLAETLQQQGAGGQAGMRGQQPGALNKMGMMGNPGVPFGGPYAGQGNQGLGGAGLGPQLQNKGPMANSLAQFNVDKKNQPMQGMAAMGSQQSQTGVGGPSGAPVGGAPGMVPSAQGGLVGPGAPVSAASAAAGAPPTADPEKRKLIQQQLVLLLHAHKCQRREQANGEVRQCNLPHCRTMKNVLNHMTHCQAGKSCQVAHCASSRQIISHWKNCTRHDCPVCLPLKNAGDKRNPQCESLLGAAGAGLSSSLGAVSGGQPSAPNLNPPSQIDPSSIERAYAALGLTYQGNQIQAQTGQPNMSNQGLQGQAGMRPMNPMGANAMGVNGGVGTPSQNQASLLQDTMMHLNVNSQGLLNDAGGVGSMPTAGPPSSSGMRKGWHEDITQDLRNHLVHKLVQAIFPTPDPAALKDRRMENLVAYARKVEGDMYESANSRAEYYHLLAEKIYKIQKELEEKRRTRLQKHSLGLGPASMGQPPTGLPPNGPLPDPSMVRPAGPNQLVNRMQGPGMNQFNQMGMQSMGQRSTPPLPMGTSGNQMGMVGPRMGQPNVNQLQNQYLSQGQFPGSAPGVGTAQPGMAQPGAQGGMTQTQMGTPPSLPVASPLAQPGSASAASGVPSVGPMGPQSVGSVGPNSSVGAPASSMTPSNTNQQPNSIPHLGAMRGSPSPAHSRSPTPHQTPPRLAGSQTPQPHTPNAPQLAPPPAPQQNQHSQGPGSNKPIQQPHSGQPGSTTPSHPGMASNSTPHSAQLPRTPLSQKGSFAADSQALTPASVSSLDTSSQQPQSNTSAANLDSKMDIKQQDEDDESDAGSCSKGGKLSNIKMEEKPVKLELKKEECSGEGGKGASMDTSTPTPTSGIKTEDRKPEVKEVKQEEETSDAVVQAPVKKKIFKPEELRQALMPTLESLYRQDPESLPFRMPVDPQLLCIPDYFDIVKNPMDLSTIKRKLDTGQYQDPWQYVDDIWLMFNNAWLYNRKTSRVYKYCSKLAEVFEQEIDPVMESLGYCCGRKLEFSPQTLCCYGKQLCTIPRDAAYFSYQNRYHFCEKCFNEIQGETVSLGDDPTQPQTSINKEQFEKKKNDTLDPELLVECMDCGRRMHQICVLHHDTIWPSGFVCDGCLKKTNKTRKENKYCAKRLPQTKLGCYLESRVNDFLKRQSHPESGEVAIRVVHVSDKVVEVKPGMKSRFVDNGEMSESFPYRTKALFAFEDIDGADVCFFGMHVQEYGSDCPQPNQRRVYISYLDSVHFFRPRSLRTAVYHEILIGYLEYVRRIGYTTGHIWACPPSEGDDYIFHCHPADQKIPKPKRLQEWYKKMLDKAVAERIVHDFKDVFKQATEDRLTSAKELPYFEGDFWPNVLEESIKELEQEEEERKREENSTSNESIDDTKGDSKNAKKKNNKKTSKNKSSLSRANKKKPGMPNVSNDLSQKLYATMEKHKEVFFVIRLIAAPMANALPPIVDLDPLMACDLMDGRDAFLTLARDKHLEFSSLRRSKWSSMCMLVELHNQSQDRFVYTCNMCKHHVETRFHCTVCEDYDLCITCYNTKGHEHKMEKLGLGLDDESSNQSAATTQSPGDSRRLSIQRCIQSLVHACQCRNANCSLPSCQKMKRVVQHTKGCKRKTNGGCPICKQLIALCCYHAKHCQENKCPVPFCLNIKHKLRQQQLQHRLQQAQMLRRRMASMQRVGQPAPGGAPGGNGLPSPGANNGATGPGTPTSVGTQPPTPQTPTPGNMPALTQQQAVGMGGMGGMGGMGTPGQQQQVQQQGGNMPPQHHLHHQYQQIGGGGGGGMMNSPQQQMVPQLQQQPPNVPQLQQQQQQQQHPGGLPPYNPRPPGASPHHQSLGKPGLGPATPPQQQQQPNQGQGPMPVPGQQQGPPLAAVETALKIQRLAETQRQMAQAQAQAQIRGLGQGGMMPPHPQHQNTQAQMGMPHIGAQGMPPQAQGVVGRTMLEQQGMLAGMQQGGPQSQLPPQVQQQLQQVQQAGGGQLPPGNQQWGAGGPGMNPQQRPSMMGHMAPQQQPTVAQQQQQPMNQQQQQTGNRGLMQVMGQVGGAAGATASIAGAAGNLPQAALQDLLRTLRSPSSPLQQQQVLNILRSNPTLMAAFIRQRAARYQGGQGGPGGPGGPPQAGPGGVRFQGAAGGLPGVGGPGANQLANMDGQQQVNVNQAGQPGMNMAQGGAAGGNMPTMAQLQQLQQQQQQQQQQQQQQQQQRPMLPGNLQQQQMAALQQQQQQQQQQQQQQQHGAMQAGQQGNMSSMTPQFRELLMRRHLQQQQQQQQQQQQQQQQQQQQQQQQQQQMGNHGQFQQGQQGFMQPGQGQPGVPPSSQPQPGGGGVGVPQQQQGGPQGGPGQIGQQQGYTVTAAIQQRFQHQMQLQQQQQQQQNSMGGLQGQDGGPGGGAGGPGGPSLQPGQGGPGQGQQQQGVVGGAGGGPPLPQTTHSMLHQNLQQRLLQQQHLGGGSPAQHTSPMSPQQQMAQSPHPHLQGQGGLGPAGSLSNQVRSPQPSPRPQSQPPHSSPSPRMQPSSQPQPSPHRISPQTQTGSPHPGHIGQHHPSMAPPQPPQPQQQPLSQQPGSSVDPGQFSSDQNSIMSQLSGMTGMHGGQGGPSDMLGGNNNNNSSNNNQELGTNINHNSLDLM; this is encoded by the exons ATGGGGATGATGGGCAACCCAGGGGTCCCTTTCGGAGGTCCGTATGCAGGGCAGGGGAATCAAGGTCTTGGAGGCGCAGGGCTGGGCCCTCAGCTCCAGAATAAAGGTCCGATGGCCAACAGCCTGGCCCAGTTCAATGTGGACAAGAAGAACCAGCCAATGCAAGGAATGGCTGCCATG GGCTCCCAGCAGTCGCAGACAGGTGTGGGCGGTCCTTCCGGTGCACCTGTGGGAGGGGCCCCCGGGATGGTGCCCAGCGCTCAGGGAGGTCTAGTGGGTCCTGGCGCCCCGGTTTCCGCCGCGTCGGCCGCAGCCGGAGCGCCACCCACAGCCGATCCCGAGAAGCGCAAACTCATCCAGCAGCAGCTGGTCCTCCTGCTCCATGCGCACAAGTGCCAGCGGCGGGAGCAGGCAAACGGTGAAGTCCGGCAATGCAACCTGCCTCACTGCCGCACCATGAAGAACGTCCTTAACCACATGACTCACTGCCAGGCTGGCAAGTCCTGTCAAG TTGCTCACTGTGCATCATCGAGGCAGATCATCTCCCATTGGAAGAACTGCACGCGACACGACTGTCCTGTGTGCCTGCCGCTGAAGAATGCCGGGGACAAGAGGAACCCGCAGTGTGAGT CTCTACTGGGTGCGGCCGGCGCAGGTCTTAGCAGCTCTCTTGGGGCAGTCTCTGGTGGCCAACCAAGCGCTCCCAACCTCAACCCACCGAGCCAGATTGACCCGAGCTCCATAGAAAGAGCCTACGCAGCCCTGGGCCTCACCTACCAGGGAAACCAGATCCAGGCTCAGACTGGCCAGCCCAATATGTCCAACCAAGGGCTGCAAGGCCAGGCTGGCATGAGGCCTATGAACCCAATGG GTGCGAATGCTATGGGAGTCAACGGAGGTGTGGGCACTCCGTCTCAGAACCAAGCCAGCCTGCTGCAGGACACCATGATGCACCTCAACGTCAACAGCCAAGG TCTGTTAAATGATGCTGGAGGGGTCGGCTCCATGCCCACAGCAGGCCCTCCGTCTTCCTCGGGCATGAGGAAAGGCTGGCACGAGGACATCACGCAGGACCTACGAAACCACTTGGTACACAAACT TGTTCAGGCCATCTTTCCGACTCCAGATCCCGCCGCCCTGAAGGACCGTCGGATGGAGAACCTGGTAGCTTATGCCAGAAAAGTTGAAGGAGACATGTATGAGTCAGCCAACAGCAGA gctGAGTACTATCACTTGCTAGCAGAGAAGATTTATAAGATCcagaaggagctggaggagaagaggaggaccCGGCTCCAGAAGCACAGTCTGGGCCTTGGGCCTGCCAGCATGGGTCAGCCTCCCACTGGACTGCCTCCAA ACGGTCCCCTCCCTGACCCATCAATGGTGCGACCTGCTGGACCGAATCAGTTGGTCAACAGGATGCAGGGCCCAG GTATGAATCAGTTCAATCAGATGGGGATGCAGTCTATGGGCCAGAGGTCCACGCCTCCTCTACCCATGGGAACATCTGGCAACCAG ATGGGAATGGTTGGTCCCAGGATGGGGCAGCCAAATGTCAATCAGCTGCAGAACCAGTATCTGTCTCAGGGACAGTTTCCTGGCTCAGCACCAGGGGTTGGGACAGCTCAGCCTGGGATGGCCCAACCGGGAGCACAGGGAGGCATGACACAG ACGCAGATGGGcactcctccctctctcccagtCGCCAGTCCTCTAGCGCAGCCAGGTTCAGCCAGTGCTGCCAGCGGGGTTCCCTCTGTGGGGCCTATGGGTCCTCAGAGTGTGGGTAGCGTAGGTCCCAACTCATCTGTCGGAGCCCCCGCTTCCTCAATGACTCCATCTAACACAAACCAGCAACCCAACTCCATCCCCCACTTGGGAGCCATGCGCGGCTCGCCCTCCCCCGCTCACAGCCGGTCCCCTACCCCTCACCAGACACCCCCCAGACTAGCCGGGTCCCAGACCCCGCAGCCGCACACCCCTAACGCACCGCAGCTGGCTCCACCTCCGGCCCCCCAGCAGAACCAACACAGCCAGGGCCCCGGCTCCAACAAGCCCATCCAGCAGCCGCATAGCGGGCAACCTGGTTCCACCACTCCATCCCATCCCGGAATGGCCTCCAACTCAACGCCACACAGTGCTCAGCTGCCACGCACTCCG TTGTCCCAAAAGGGTTCATTCGCTGCAGACAGTCAGGCCCTGACTCCAGCCTCCGTCAGCAGCTTGGACACTTCCTCCCAGCAGCCGCAGTCCAACACCTCAGCCGCCAACCTCGACTCCAAGATGGACATCAAGCAGCAGGACGAGGACGACGAGAGCGACGCCGGCAGCTGCTCCAAAGGAGGGAAGCTCAGCAACATCAAAATGGAGGAAAAACCTGTGAAACTGGAGCTGAAAAAGGAGGAGTGCTCCGGAGAGGGAGGCAAAGGAGCCTCCATGGACACGTCGACGCCAACGCCAACGTCGGGCATAAAGACGGAAGACAGGAAACCAGAGGTGAAGGAGGtgaaacaggaagaggagacaTCGGATGCGGTTGTTCAGGCTCCAGTAAAGAAAAAGA TCTTCAAGCCGGAGGAGCTTCGTCAGGCCCTGATGCCCACACTCGAGTCTCTCTACAGACAAGACCCAGAGTCTCTGCCCTTCAGAATGCCCGTTGACCCACAACTGCTGTGCATACCT GACTACTTTGACATCGTGAAGAACCCCATGGACCTATCTACTATCAAGCGGAAGCTAGACACAG GTCAGTACCAGGATCCGTGGCAGTACGTGGACGACATCTGGCTCATGTTCAACAACGCCTGGCTGTACAATCGGAAAACATCTCGAGTCTACAAGTACTGCTCCAAACTGGCCGAGGTGTTCGAGCAGGAGATCGACCCCGTCATGGAGAGCTTAGGCTACTGCTGCGGGAGGAAG CTGGAGTTCTCTCCTCAGACACTGTGCTGCTATGGAAAGCAGCTGTGCACTATTCCCCGAGACGCTGCTTACTTCAGCTACCAGAACag GTACCACTTCTGCGAGAAGTGTTTCAACGAGATCCAGGGAGAGACCGTTTCCCTGGGCGACGACCCCACCCAGCCACAGAC ATCCATTAACAAAGAGCAgtttgagaagaagaagaatgacaCACTGGATCCCGAACT gcTTGTTGAATGTATGGACTGCGGGCGCAGGATGCACCAAATTTGTGTCTTGCACCATGACACAATCTGGCCATCAGG TTTTGTATGTGACGGCTGTTTGAAGAAGACCAATAAGACGAGGAAAGAGAACAAGTATTGTGCCAAAA GGTTGCCCCAGACAAAGTTGGGCTGTTACCTAGAGTCGAGGGTGAATGACTTCCTGAAGCGCCAGAGCCACCCTGAGTCCGGAGAGGTCGCCATTCGCGTGGTGCACGTCTCTGACAAAGTGGTGGAGGTTAAACCAGGCATGAAGTCCAG GTTTGTGGACAACGGAGAGATGTCAGAGTCTTTCCCCTACAGGACAAAAGCCCTTTTTGCATTTGAGGACATTGACGGAGCAGACGTCTGCTTCTTCGGTATGCACGTTCAAGAGTACGGGTCCGACTGCCCTCAGCCCAACCAGAG GCGAGTATACATCTCCTACCTGGACAGCGTGCATTTTTTTCGGCCTCGTTCTCTAAGGACAGCAGTTTACCACGAAATCCTCATTGGCTACTTGGAGTATGTGAGGAGGATAGG CTACACCACTGGCCACATCTGGGCGTGTCCACCTAGCGAAGGGGATGACTACATCTTCCACTGTCACCCCGCAGATCAGAAGATCCCAAAGCCCAAACGCCTCCAGGAGTGGTACAAGAAGATGTTAGACAAAGCTGTGGCAGAGCGGATAGTACATGACTTCAAG GATGTCTTCAAGCAAGCCACAGAGGACCGTTTGACTAGTGCCAAAGAGTTGCCTTACTTCGAGGGCGACTTTTGGCCCAATGTGCTGGAGGAGAGTATCAAAGAactggagcaggaggaggaggagaggaaaagggaggagAACAGCACTTCGAATGAGAGTATTGAT GACACGAAAGGTGACAGTAAAAATgcgaagaagaagaacaacaagAAGACAAGTAAGAACAAGAGCAGTCTGAGCAGAGCCAATAAGAAGAAGCCAGGGATGCCCAACGTTTCCAACGACCTATCACAGAAACTTTATGCCACtatggaaaaacacaaagag GTGTTCTTTGTGATCCGGCTAATTGCGGCCCCCATGGCAAATGCCTTGCCCCCTATCGTAGACCTGGATCCCCTGATGGCATGTGACCTCATGGATGGCCGTGATGCCTTCCTGACGTTGGCCCGGGACAAACACCTGGAGTTCAGCTCGCTGAGGAGGTCCAAGTGGAGCTCCATGTGCATGCTGGTGGAGTTGCATAACCAAAGCCAGGACCGCTTCGTCTACACGTGCAATATGTGCAAGCACCACGTGGAGACTCGCTTCCACTGTACCGTCTGTGAG GATTACGACCTCTGCATCACTTGTTATAACACTAAGGGACACGAGCACAAGATGGAGAAGTTGGGTCTCGGTTTGGATGACGAGAGCAGCAACCAATCTGCCGCCACCACTCAGAGCCCCGGAGACTCTCGTCGTCTCAGCATCCAGCGCTGCATTCAGTCCTTAGTCCACGCCTGCCAGTGCCGAAACGCCAACTGCTCTCTGCCGTCCTGCCAGAAGATGAAACGCGTTGTTCAGCACACCAAAGGCTGCAAGAGAAAAACCAACGGTGGGTGCCCCATCTGCAAGCAGCTCATCGCGTTGTGTTGCTACCACGCTAAACACTGTCAGGAGAACAAGTGCCCAGTCCCGTTCTGTCTGAACATCAAGCACAAGCTCcgacagcagcagctgcagcaccgGCTCCAACAAGCCCAGatgctgaggaggaggatggcCAGCATGCAGAGAGTGGGCCAACCTGCTCCTGGAGGAGCTCCTGGGGGCAATGGTCTGCCCTCTCCAGGAGCTAACAATGGAGCAACTGGTCCTGGTACACCTACATCTGTCGGCACGCAGCCTCCAACCCCACAGACACCCACCCCAGGGAATATGCCTGCTCTCACTCAGCAGCAGGCAGTTGGGATGGGTGGAATGGGTGGAATGGGGGGCATGGGAACACCGGGACAACAACAGCAGGTCCAGCAGCAAGGTGGCAACATGCCGCCTCAACATCATCTCCATCATCAATATCAACAAataggtggaggaggtggagggggcaTGATGAACTCTCCTCAGCAGCAGATGGTCCCGCAACTCCAGCAGCAGCCTCCAAATGTCCCAcaactccagcagcagcagcagcagcagcaacacccTGGTGGTTTGCCTCCGTACAACCCCAGACCACCAGGAGCCTCTCCACATCACCAGTCACTGGGCAAACCTGGACTGGGCCCAGCCACACCAccccaacagcagcagcaacccaACCAGGGCCAGGGGCCCATGCCTGTACCAGGGCAGCAGCAAGGCCCCCCTCTGGCTGCTGTAGAGACAGCCCTAAAAATCCAGCGCCTTGCAGAGACCCAGAGACAGATGGCTCAGGCCCAGGCCCAAGCCCAAATCCGTGGCTTGGGACAAGGGGGCATGATGCCCCCTCATCCTCAACATCAGAACACCCAGGCTCAGATGGGCATGCCCCACATTGGGGCCCAGGGCATGCCCCCCCAGGCTCAGGGAGTCGTAGGCAGGACTATGTTAGAGCAACAGGGAATGCTTGCAGGGATGCAGCAAGGTGGTCCTCAGTCTCAGCTGCCTCCTCAagttcagcagcagctccagcaaGTCCAGCAAGCAGGTGGTGGACAACTTCCACCAGGAAACCAGCAGTGGGGTGCTGGAGGACCAGGCATGAACCCACAGCAAAGACCAAGCATGATGGGTCACATGGCACCACAGCAGCAGCCAACTGTTgcccagcaacagcagcagccaatgaatcagcaacaacaacaaacaggaaACCGTGGGCTAATGCAGGTAATGGGGCAGGTAGGAGGGGCAGCAGGGGCAACCGCTTCAATAGCAGGTGCAGCAGGAAACCTTCCCCAGGCAGCACTACAGGATCTCCTACGGACACTGCGCTCCCCAAGCTCACCCCTTCAACAGCAGCAAGTCCTCAACATCCTGCGCTCCAACCCAACCCTCATGGCTGCTTTCATCAGACAGAGAGCAGCCAGGTATCAAGGTGGTCAGGGTGGTCCTGGAGGACCAGGAGGGCCTCCACAAGCAGGCCCTGGAGGTGTGAGGTTCCAGGGGGCTGCAGGAGGGTTGCCTGGTGTAGGAGGGCCTGGGGCTAACCAGCTGGCCAACATGGATGGACAACAGCAGGTTAATGTGAATCAGGCAGGCCAGCCAGGAATGAACATGGCTCAGGGTGGAGCAGCAGGAGGGAACATGCCCACCAtggctcagctgcagcagttacaacaacaacaacaacaacaacaacaacagcagcaacaacaacaacaacagcgcCCGATGTTGCCTGGAAACCTGCAGCAACAGCAAATGGCTGCgttgcaacagcagcagcagcaacagcagcaacaacagcaacaacaacaacatggagCAATGCAAGCAGGGCAACAAGGCAACATGTCCAGTATGACCCCACAGTTCAGAGAGCTGCTGATGAGAAGacacctgcagcagcagcaacaacaacagcagcagcaacaacaacaacaacaacaacaacaacaacaacaacagcagcaacagcaacagatGGGTAACCACGGGCAGTTCCAGCAGGGTCAGCAAGGCTTCATGCAGCCTGGCCAGGGACAGCCAGGGGTACCTCCCTCTTCCCAACCCCAGCCAGGGGGTGGAGGTGTAGGGGTTCCCCAGCAGCAGCAAGGAGGGCCACAGGGTGGGCCAGGTCAGATAGGCCAGCAGCAGGGCTACACAGTAACTGCAGCTATCCAGCAGAGGTTCCAGCATCagatgcagctgcagcagcaacagcagcagcaacaaaattCAATGGGTGGGCTTCAAGGACAAGATGGAGGGCCAGGCGGGGGTGCTGGAGGACCAGGAGGACCTTCGCTCCAGCCTGGACAGGGCGGACCAGGACAGGGGCAACAACAGCAAGGTGTAGTTGGCGGAGCAGGCGGTGGGCCCCCACTGCCACAGACGACCCATAGCATGCTTCACCAGAACCTCCAACAGAggctcctgcagcagcagcatcttgGTGGAGGCTCTCCAGCCCAGCACACCAGCCCGATGAGTCCCCAACAGCAGATGGCACAGTCCCCCCACCCTCATCTCCAAGGACAAGGAGGACTTGGTCCAGCAGGGTCGCTCAGCAATCAGGTCAGGTCACCGCAGCCCTCGCCGAGACCGCAGTCGCAACCTCCGCACTCCAGCCCGTCCCCACGCATGCAGCCCTCCTCCCAACCACAGCCCTCACCTCACCGCATCTCCCCGCAGACCCAGACCGGCTCCCCCCACCCGGGCCACATAGGCCAGCATCACCCCAGTATGGCGCCGCCCCAACCTCCACAACCCCAGCAGCAGCCGTTATCGCAGCAGCCAGGTAGTTCGGTAGACCCGGGTCAGTTCAGCTCAGACCAGAACTCCATCATGTCTCAGCTGAGCGGGATGACGGGGATGCACGGCGGGCAGGGGGGGCCGTCGGACATGTTGGGCGggaataacaataacaacagcagcaacaacaaccagGAGCTAGGAACGAACATTAACCACAACAGTTTAGACCTTATGTAG